The proteins below are encoded in one region of Desulfonatronum thioautotrophicum:
- a CDS encoding HD domain-containing protein has protein sequence MTKLPAPPSVLNDTAASRLRAERNELLRTALAAGSIPADFSLQLTRLTDRYFQTRVAEILSCSCTDTPPLSSAAFVVVAVGGYGQETLCPGSDLDVLVLFQDNVPATTVDFCQDLFLPLWDLGLELGHSVRRMDECLRLADEDQKTFTALLSARYLTGDTAVMRRFAEAFIQQAAHHDFSVLADIFDPPERTERIPVRTENGVTENDPRVAEFDFDLTAENLLEPNLKSTPGGLRDYHRLLWLAVPRLTDQGRRITTSPAGPFTDMDVAELHQDVSFLLRTRSALHLTVGRKADVLHLEMQREVARLLGFVNPDSGLAVEVFLGRLHRAMERIRAMYLTVLRTLRGLNQAHSIRFLDQETKQDIILAADGLALAQTPAPHTSSPLPGKQIMALFKAMGRTGLPLSWTVRSQLAAACPHLLRDVGERFATLQELAMILAAPGGRQAGRDMLATGVLVALIPELGRVQDHIQFDAYHLRPVGAHTVEAIGFLSTWRNRDAGHDPEQHRFRVRSREAQFAAEIWQHYPEPTALILGTLLHDIAKGDPDHAEAGAKMAAQILRRFQAPEGLVGEVEFLVREHLLLFKTATRRDLHDEQVVAGCAERIGKRTHLDQLMLLSMADARATGPKAWNAWNAALLRDLYFKIRKLFTHGPLSHPQAMEHLEKLRITVLSGFSESEVPPELDGLLHQFPLRYLLTTPAETIIRHIRVVERLKRSTAEEKVRIPGGRGGLGLAEVEVVTLPDAGCHEVTFAVMAQPGIFPVLCGVLTLHGLNVLAAEMISWPEDVVLSVFKTQDPPDLLHLEELAFRLKQSVKFTMTGKLFLTERLAEKWRSQPKSGAPPSALPPTVHIDNESNDFSTQIEIVADDGPGCLYRIAETFERLQVRIIRAKIATQADRIADSFDVRDHLGQKITDTTEIHAIRQALIDALSQT, from the coding sequence ATGACCAAATTGCCCGCACCGCCTTCGGTCCTCAACGACACCGCCGCTTCCAGACTGCGCGCGGAGCGAAACGAACTGTTGCGAACAGCTTTGGCCGCGGGCAGCATACCGGCGGACTTTTCCCTGCAGCTGACCCGGCTCACGGATCGCTATTTCCAGACCCGGGTTGCGGAGATCCTGTCCTGCTCCTGCACCGATACGCCACCTCTTTCAAGTGCGGCATTTGTCGTTGTCGCCGTTGGCGGCTATGGCCAAGAAACCCTTTGTCCTGGTTCGGACCTGGACGTCCTGGTGCTCTTCCAGGACAACGTGCCCGCGACCACGGTAGATTTCTGCCAGGACCTGTTTCTTCCACTCTGGGATCTGGGATTGGAACTGGGGCACAGCGTTCGCAGAATGGATGAATGTCTCCGTCTGGCAGATGAAGATCAAAAGACATTCACCGCCCTGCTTTCAGCGCGCTATTTGACCGGTGATACTGCCGTGATGCGTCGCTTTGCCGAGGCATTCATCCAGCAGGCCGCTCACCACGACTTTTCCGTACTGGCGGATATTTTCGATCCTCCAGAACGTACGGAACGGATACCCGTACGTACGGAAAACGGTGTTACGGAAAATGACCCACGAGTTGCCGAGTTCGATTTTGACCTGACCGCGGAGAATCTGCTCGAACCCAATCTGAAATCCACTCCGGGTGGTCTTCGAGACTACCACCGCCTGCTCTGGTTGGCGGTCCCGCGTTTGACGGATCAAGGCCGTCGGATTACCACCTCCCCCGCCGGCCCATTCACGGACATGGATGTTGCCGAACTGCACCAGGACGTAAGCTTTTTGCTCCGAACCCGCTCTGCCCTGCACTTGACGGTTGGACGCAAGGCCGATGTTCTGCATCTGGAAATGCAGCGGGAGGTGGCCCGACTTCTGGGGTTTGTGAACCCTGACTCCGGCTTGGCCGTGGAAGTATTTCTTGGACGACTGCACAGGGCCATGGAGCGCATCCGGGCCATGTATCTAACGGTCCTGCGCACGCTTCGCGGCCTGAATCAGGCACACTCGATTCGTTTCCTTGATCAGGAAACGAAACAGGACATCATTCTGGCTGCCGATGGGCTGGCCCTGGCCCAGACGCCCGCCCCCCATACTTCTTCTCCGCTTCCTGGAAAACAGATCATGGCTCTTTTCAAGGCCATGGGCCGCACCGGACTGCCGTTGTCCTGGACGGTACGCAGTCAGCTTGCCGCTGCCTGCCCTCACCTCCTCCGGGATGTGGGGGAACGTTTTGCGACATTGCAGGAATTGGCCATGATTCTGGCCGCGCCCGGAGGTCGACAGGCCGGCCGGGACATGCTTGCCACGGGGGTCCTGGTCGCCTTGATTCCAGAACTGGGTCGCGTCCAGGACCACATTCAGTTCGACGCCTATCACCTGCGTCCGGTTGGGGCGCATACCGTGGAAGCCATCGGCTTTTTGAGCACATGGCGCAATCGGGATGCAGGCCATGACCCGGAGCAGCACCGGTTCCGTGTCAGAAGTCGGGAAGCCCAGTTCGCCGCCGAAATTTGGCAACATTATCCAGAGCCAACAGCCTTGATTCTGGGGACGCTCCTGCATGATATCGCCAAGGGGGATCCTGACCATGCTGAGGCCGGGGCGAAAATGGCCGCACAGATCCTTCGGCGTTTCCAGGCCCCGGAGGGTCTGGTTGGCGAGGTGGAATTTTTGGTCCGCGAACATCTGTTGCTGTTCAAAACCGCCACTCGCAGGGATCTCCATGATGAGCAGGTTGTGGCCGGCTGTGCTGAACGTATCGGCAAGCGCACACACCTGGACCAGCTGATGCTTCTCAGCATGGCCGATGCCCGGGCCACGGGTCCAAAAGCCTGGAATGCGTGGAACGCGGCCCTGCTCCGCGATCTCTATTTCAAGATTCGCAAGCTGTTCACCCATGGCCCGCTGTCCCACCCCCAGGCCATGGAGCACCTTGAAAAGCTCCGGATCACCGTTCTAAGCGGTTTTTCGGAGTCTGAAGTCCCGCCGGAATTGGATGGTCTGCTGCACCAATTCCCTCTGCGCTATCTGCTGACCACTCCTGCTGAAACCATTATCCGCCACATCCGAGTTGTCGAGCGACTCAAACGGAGCACGGCGGAGGAGAAAGTCCGCATCCCCGGAGGCCGCGGCGGTCTGGGTCTGGCTGAGGTGGAGGTGGTCACACTGCCGGATGCGGGTTGTCACGAAGTGACCTTTGCTGTCATGGCCCAGCCCGGCATCTTTCCAGTGCTTTGCGGCGTTTTGACGTTGCATGGGCTGAATGTTCTGGCCGCGGAAATGATCTCCTGGCCCGAAGACGTGGTGCTATCGGTATTCAAAACCCAGGACCCGCCAGACCTCTTGCACCTGGAGGAACTGGCTTTCCGGCTCAAGCAATCGGTCAAGTTCACCATGACCGGCAAACTGTTTCTGACAGAGCGCTTGGCGGAAAAATGGCGTTCCCAGCCGAAAAGTGGCGCTCCTCCATCCGCCCTGCCTCCGACCGTACACATCGACAATGAATCCAATGACTTTTCTACCCAGATTGAGATCGTTGCCGATGACGGCCCCGGTTGTCTTTACCGGATAGCTGAAACCTTTGAACGACTTCAGGTCCGGATCATTCGCGCCAAGATCGCCACCCAGGCTGACCGCATAGCCGACAGCTTCGATGTTCGGGACCATCTTGGCCAAAAAATTACGGACACCACCGAGATCCATGCCATCCGGCAAGCTTTGATTGATGCCCTGAGCCAGACCTGA
- the uxx1 gene encoding UXX-star selenoprotein family 1: MSQTIIYGKQGUPHTTRAREAHPGHVYHDVKNDPEHMEQMLKHSQGQRKVPVIVTEGKATVGFGGT; encoded by the coding sequence ATGAGCCAGACGATCATTTATGGAAAGCAGGGGTGACCCCACACCACCCGCGCCCGTGAGGCGCATCCCGGCCATGTCTACCATGACGTGAAAAACGATCCCGAGCACATGGAGCAAATGCTCAAGCATAGTCAGGGTCAACGAAAGGTGCCCGTCATCGTGACCGAGGGAAAGGCTACCGTGGGCTTTGGGGGGACATGA